The Ancylothrix sp. D3o genome segment AAATGAAGCCGGCACGTTTAAGGAGGCGTTGGGGCCAAATATCATGCCGGCTGGGTTCATTAAATATAGGTTGGGGTTCCCCCCAGAAATTTGCAGTCTTCCGTCTATGTGGGAGGCATTCCCTCCTGAAATTCGGGTTAGGATATTGCGAAGTTCGGGGGAGGAAATGAAGTTAGCTGTTTGACCGGCTGTGAGGTTAAATTCTTGAAAACTATGGAAAAGGTTGCCTCTGTCTGTTGATAGTTTTCCGCCGGTAATGTCTAGGTTGCTGCCGTTTGGCGTCACCAGGGTGCCGGTGCCATCCGAAGAGGGAATCAGGGTTTGAGAGCTTGCTGGGCCGGTGGCCATCCAGGTCATAATGGCAGGCATTACCAAGCTGATCTGAATCAGTAAGCCGGTTTTACTCGTTCCCCTCTTCGACATTTTTTACTACTCCTGACTTATTTCGATAGTATCCACAACGGGTTCTTGTGCAAATCGTTCGAGTTCAACCGATCTGAGCAGTCTTTCCCAGCTATTTAACAATTCTTGATTTTCTGGCTGATTTTGGCGCAATTTGGCAAGTGTCGAAACGGCTTCGTGCCAAATACCCGCATCTGCATAAACTGCTGCTTGTTCGCTTAAAGAATTTGCTTGGTTTAGTTGTTCTGTTAAGCTTGCGCTTTGAACAGTTCTTTCGATCCACCCATCCACAACGGTATCGCCTGTTCGGTCATTGCTATCGCAAACCATTGCTAAATACCAATGATACATTTTTCCAATCTTTAGTGCGGGTGCGTTGGTTTTGGGCAGAGTGAAACCCACAATGCCGGCTTTTGAAGGAAGCGGGATTTTTGTTGTGTAAATTACCTGGGAGTCTGTTTCATCCATTAAGGTGAATTCTAGTCTGACAGCCGTTGAAGCTGGCACATACCAAAAAAATGTCGGTTTCTCTGAGACAGTCAGGGGTAAGGAATTTCCTGGTGTCAGTGCGGTTAATCCTTTTTGACCTGGTTTGACTAACCCACAACCTCTCGATCCTCCGTCCGCTGTTCTCGGTGGGGCCCCGCGATCAGGCGGTTGAAAGGTTTGGCTGATTAATTGTTGGTTTATTGAATTCAGGTTAAGGCTGGCTGTTTGTGTTGTAGCATTTGCCGGTCTGGTTAACCCCGGATAAACCGCGATTCCTAACACCACCGCCGCTACACTCATGGCTAGTCGTTGGCAAGATTGTTTTGTGTTCATAATTAGTCTCCTGTTTCCTTCTCTTAACGAAATTTTCTCGGTCGGGGTTTCCTTTGAGAAAAATTTGTACCTCTAAACACGGTTTTATCACTTATCAGTAACGAACTCATCCTTCTTAAGGACGCTTTTATTTTTTTTTATCCTAACCAGCATTACAAAATATGTTTTCAGTTGCTCTTTTTTTGTCCTACTGGCGTTGGCATAAACCCCTCTCTAAAGTTTAACATATTGTTATTAAACTTGTCCATATTAAGAATTATAAAACAGGGGGAGAATGATTTGCTATCCGTAGAAACCCTGGAATTTAGCGATAGCAGGGGCGGCTCACTTAGGTAGGTTTGACACTGAAGGTTTCTAGGGAGCAAGAAGGCTCCAAGACTCAGATAGCAGATTTCTCTGTTGTGGGTGGTTCAAAGCAGCCCTCGCCTCATTTTTAACACATCTTCAGTTTGAAGCAAAACACGGCAAGGGTAAATTCTGACTAATTGTTAATTATCCAAAACCAATTTTTTTTAGGAAATTTACGATAGCTTAAAATCTAACAACGTTAGCGCTGGCAATCGTCTGAACCGGCATTTTTCGTTAATACCAACAGCCCCAGGCACAAATAGAAAATTTTGAATCGTCCGATTTAAATTTTGGTGGCCATCGGTTGGGGGGGGTTTGACTGGTTAATGTCAAAAAAGATACTTATTTTTGGGTAAAAATAACGGGTAATTTTTAATAAAAACTTAAGGAAGTCTCTCTTCTGTAAGTTCTGGGCGCTATCAATCTCTAAAATTTGGCCTTAAAGAAAATTAAAAAAACCTTTGGGCCGGTGTATGTGATGCTCTGAGCGGTTGCTTACTGCCAGTTGGTTTATGACCTAAACTCAAAATACAGCGTACAATAGTTAAAACACTTCCAGCCAAGGCGATTTTATCCGCCGTTGCTCACGCTATTGGTAGCAGCCATGCAAGTTCGTTTTAATGTTGTCCGCCAAAGCCAAACCTCCGGGCCTCGCGTTCAGTCTTACGTTTTAGAAGTTGAACCGGGGAATACTATTCTTGATTGTCTTAACCGTATCAAGTGGGAACAAGACGGCTCTCTTGCTTTTCGCAAAAATTGTCGCAATACTATTTGTGGTAGCTGTTCAATGCGAATTAATGGCCGGTCTGCTCTGGCCTGTAAAGAAAATGTTGGCAGTGAATTAGCAAGATTACAACATATTTCTGAGATTTCTTTGGGCCAAATTAGTGAAGGGGCACGTTTAAATATAGTCGAAAATAAAGGCGGACAAGATGCTCCCCCACCCCCCGCTTCTAAACTGCCAGAAATTACAATTGCACCGATGGGAAATATGCCGGTGGTTAAAGATTTGGTGGTGGATATGAGCAGTTTTTGGAACCATCTGGAAGCGGTGGAGCCTTATGTCAGCAGCAATGCTCGTCATATCCCCGAACGCGAATTTTTACAAACCCCCGAAGAACGTGCAAAACTAAATCAAACCGGCAATTGTATTTTGTGTGGTGCCTGTTATTCCGAATGCAATGGTCGGGAAGTTAATCCAGATTTTGTTGG includes the following:
- a CDS encoding succinate dehydrogenase/fumarate reductase iron-sulfur subunit produces the protein MQVRFNVVRQSQTSGPRVQSYVLEVEPGNTILDCLNRIKWEQDGSLAFRKNCRNTICGSCSMRINGRSALACKENVGSELARLQHISEISLGQISEGARLNIVENKGGQDAPPPPASKLPEITIAPMGNMPVVKDLVVDMSSFWNHLEAVEPYVSSNARHIPEREFLQTPEERAKLNQTGNCILCGACYSECNGREVNPDFVGPHALAKAYRMIADSRDSKTEERVEKYNEGTSGVWGCTRCFYCNVVCPMEVAPLDQISKIKHEILDRKDAVSSQPVRHRKLLLDLVKEGGWLNERKFAIKLFSYSFKASQELIKLGPLGIRMLMRGKIPFSFEPSEGAPVVRKLIESVQNLDKKSID
- a CDS encoding DUF928 domain-containing protein; amino-acid sequence: MNTKQSCQRLAMSVAAVVLGIAVYPGLTRPANATTQTASLNLNSINQQLISQTFQPPDRGAPPRTADGGSRGCGLVKPGQKGLTALTPGNSLPLTVSEKPTFFWYVPASTAVRLEFTLMDETDSQVIYTTKIPLPSKAGIVGFTLPKTNAPALKIGKMYHWYLAMVCDSNDRTGDTVVDGWIERTVQSASLTEQLNQANSLSEQAAVYADAGIWHEAVSTLAKLRQNQPENQELLNSWERLLRSVELERFAQEPVVDTIEISQE